From the genome of Trichosurus vulpecula isolate mTriVul1 chromosome 6, mTriVul1.pri, whole genome shotgun sequence:
aaaggtaaataagaaagagaaatcacaagaggcttactaaagttgaacttttttgtttacattcctacatggaaagatgatgtgtataattcatgaaacctcggtattagggtagctgaagggaatatacataggagacaggaatatattgagagagggagagagaaaatggggtaaattatctcacataaaagtggtaagaaaaagcagttctgttgggagggaagagggggcaggtgagggggaatgagtgaatcttgctctcgttggatttgacctgaggagggaataccatacacactcaactgggtatcctaccccacaggaaagaaggaggaaggagattaaaaaggggagatgacagaagggagggcagatagggggaggaggtaatcaaaagcaaacactttcaaaaaggggcagggtcaagggagaaaattgaataaaggggaaaaggataggaaggagtaaaatatgattcgtctttcacaacatgagtattgtggaagggttttgcataatgatacacgtggcctatgttgaattgcttgccttcttagggagcgtgggtggggatggaagaggggagagaatttggaactccaagttttaaaagcagatgttcaaaaaaaggttttgtatgcaactaggaaataagacatacaggcaatggggcatagaaatatatcttgccttacaagaaagtaagggaaaagaggatgagggggagtgtggtgacagaagggagggctgactggggaacagggcaatcagaatacatgccatcttggagtggtggggtagggtagaaatggggagaaaatttacaattcaaactcttgtgaaaatcaatgctgagaactaaaaatattaaataaataaataataaaataaaaaattcttccttcctccataccTTTGTTCATAGTTTCCTTTGCCTGagatgttctcttcctcctcctcctcctcctcttcctcctcctcctcctccactcttcTCAAAGCTCTTCTTTAAAGCCTAATACAAATGCCTCTACCCCTTCTCCCAGCAGCCTTTCCCTCTGATGGGCTCGTTTCTTCTAGAACCTCCTTTTTAAGAACGGTGCCCAGGGCAaccatgttttcattcttttacaGGCTGTACCTCTGACTCGTCTCCATATGGCTTTGTCTACCATACTCCTGCAACCAGGTGCCTTCATTTCCCCTTTCCACACACAtacccttttcagcttctttctcccattagaatattagctccttgcTCTTTCTCTTTGGCGAGGTGGCCAAGTGGCGGGCACAGCATTGCAGAGATGCAGATCTTTGTGAAAACCCTGATGAGCAAGACCAAAACACTTGAGGTCGAACCCAGTGATACTATCAAGAATGTCAAAGCCAAAATCCAGGACAAAGAAGGTAGCCCACCACATCAACAATGTCTGATTTTTGCTGGAAAACAGCTAGAAGATGGCTGAACTCTCTCTGACTACAATATCCAGAAAGAGTCCACTCTGCACTTGGTGCTGTGTCTTCAAGGGGGCATCATTGAGCCTTCCCTTTGTCAGCTGGCCCAGAAGTACAACTGTGACAAGATGATCTGCTGTAAGTGTTATTCCTGCCTGCACCCCCGTGCTGTAAACTGCTATAAGAAGAAATGTGGCCACACCAACAATCTGCACCCCAAGAAGATCAAATAAAGACCAGTCTCGGGACCCAATTTTGGTTTGGTTCCCCTGACTGATGAAGTGCTCTTGAGTAGTCTGTTGTAACAAGGCATTGTTCCTGGATTTAATGGGTCTGTGATATCAATAAAATCCCCTTTTAgtagagaagcaggaaaaaaaagaatataagctccttgaaggcagggactatctatttttttgcttgtatttatattcctagaaCTTAACATGGgaactagcacatagtaagtgctaaattcagaccctacttcagacacttaatagcttcatgatcatgggcaagtcactcaacatttATCTGCTTCAGATTCCTCAACTATCTAATGCGGATAAAAATACCTACCAaggttattgtaagaatcaaatgaaatgatatttggaaagtgcttggcacatagtaggtgcttaataaatgcttttctccttaatatatttttattgacttTGTTGTTGATGATTTACCTTTTCCCCACTTCAGGCCTCATCTAATGCTTAGTTTGCATTTCTGCTATGTACTTTTCAGGCATTATAATTATTGCTGTTATAGTTAttgtattataattttttaaaatttatgtatgTAAACATAAGAAATACTACTGAAACATAAGCACTGGGACTTCTGGTACCAAGATGGCAAGTGAGAAAGAAACCTTTtgaagctctcccaaattcccctccaaacaattagAAAGCCACCTCAAAATTGGTCTAGGAGCTTATCAgcccagcaggaaaggtctgtttcactggagagggaggagagagaggtccaagagcagcagcagcagcaactgctGCCAGCCTCACATCAGGGGCCCTGCAGCAATGTTGGAAGCCTGAAGCAATCCACCAGGGAGTCCCTGCCCTCTTGCACACCTGCAGACCCctaggcaagtgagcagtctgtgtAGCACAGCAAGATTCCACTTCAGCAACCCCACTCCCAGCACATGCCACCAGATAAGGCTTTGATGCCATTGCTGACAAGTAGGAAGGCTGGCCAAGGCTTTCCAATAGTGAGACCTTGCCCCTGATGCCTACCAGCAGAGAGATCctatttccatagcaacccaaTAACAAGGTTCTCTCTTCCAGGACCAGCCACCAGAAAGACTCTGttaccatagcaacccagcagcaaggccccacccctgGAGCAGGCTAGCAGCTAAACCCCACACCTGAAGAAGCTAATGGGGAGGTCCCACACcccagtacaagccagaagggaagcctgGTCACCAGAAAAAACAAGCAActaagccctgaagcccagtgaaagtcAGCAGTAAGACCCAGAatcccagcacaaaaagcttgggacaatacAGGAACAgagtccaactctcacataaaaacaccaagtcacaaaaaaagaagacagaaaacaaTGAGCAACCCCCCCCTCCCAAGAAATTGACTGTAGAAAGTAAAgttggtgacaggaaagatcaaggcataaacttagaagaggacaacaatgtcaaaatggctacatgtgaaggcTCAAAAACAAATGTAATTTGGCCttaggcccaaaaagaattcctggaagagcttaaaaaaggatttttaagagcaagttagagaattagaagaaaaattcagaaaagaaatgagagtaatgcaagagaatcatgaaaaaagagtcaatagaatgggaaaaaatacacaaaaatttactgaggaaaataattgcctaaaaaatagaattgaccaaatggaaaaggaagtacaaaagctcactgaagaaaataattccttaaaaactagaattgaacaagtgggaactaatgactctatgagatgtcaaaaaatgataaaacaaaatttaaaaagtaaaaaaaaaaagaagaggaaaatgtgaaatttctcattggaaaaacaaatgacctagaaaatagatccaagagagagaatataacaattattggactaccagaaagccactaaaaaaagatccaggacaacatctttcaagaaattatcaaagaaattaCAACTGTAGGGcaacatagaaattgaaagaatccaccaatcaccacctgaaagagatcccaattCCAGaactcacagatcaaggagaaagtatccaagcatccaaaaagaaacaattcaaatattgtggagctatagCTCAGGATCACTGTAATCAGGATTATGCAGGATTTTTCAACTTCCACATGAAAGaaacagagggcttggaatattatataccAGAAGACAAGGGAGttaggattacaaacaagaatcacctacccagaaaaattgaatatattcttttttttgggggggggatggatatttaatgaaactttcaaacatttctaattaaaagactatagctgaataaaaaaatttgacttcTAAATGCAAGACTAAAAcataaaaaggtgaaaaagaaacaagatagagaaaacataagaaattcaataaggttaaactacttatatttctttaatatttgtaactcttaacttT
Proteins encoded in this window:
- the LOC118852800 gene encoding ubiquitin-60S ribosomal protein L40-like gives rise to the protein MQIFVKTLMSKTKTLEVEPSDTIKNVKAKIQDKEESTLHLVLCLQGGIIEPSLCQLAQKYNCDKMICCKCYSCLHPRAVNCYKKKCGHTNNLHPKKIK